The proteins below come from a single Zonotrichia leucophrys gambelii isolate GWCS_2022_RI chromosome 3, RI_Zleu_2.0, whole genome shotgun sequence genomic window:
- the TBXT gene encoding T-box transcription factor T isoform X2 has product MSSPGAEGAGKPPQYRVDHLLSAVESELQAGSEKGDPTERELRVALEDSELWLRFKELTNEMIVTKNGRRMFPVLKVSVSGLDPNAMYSFLLDFVAADGHRWKYVNGEWVPGGKPEPQAPSCVYIHPDSPNFGAHWMKAPVSFSKVKLTNKLNGGGQIMLNSLHKYEPRIHIVRVGGPQRMITSHSFPETQFIAVTAYQNEEITALKIKYNPFAKAFLDAKERSDHKDMMEEVGDNQQSGYSQLGSWLIPGGGALCPPAGAHAQFGAGLSLSPAHSCDRFSSLRSHRPAPYASPYSHRNSSPAYADNSSACLSMLQSHDNWSSLGVTTHTAMLPMGHSTGTATSSSQYPNLWSVSGSSITPVSQPSGMSNGLSSQFLRGSPGPYSALPHAVPAASSASPLYDGTAPADLPDSQYDTSAHGRLAPTWTPVTSPSM; this is encoded by the exons ATGAGCTCCCCCGGCGCGGAGGGCGCGGGCAAGCCCCCGCAGTACCGCGTGGATCATCTGCTGAGCGCTGTGGAGAGCGAGCTGCAGGCGGGCAGCGAGAAGGGCGACCCCACGGAGCGGGAGCTGCGCGTGGCGCTGGAGGACAGCGAGCTGTGGCTGCGCTTCAAGGAGCTCACCAACGAGATGATCGTCACCAAGAACGGCAG GAGGATGTTCCCGGTGCTGAAGGTGAGCGTGTCGGGGCTGGACCCCAACGCCATGTACTCCTTCCTGCTGGACTTCGTGGCGGCCGACGGGCACCGCTGGAAGTACGTGAACGGGGAGTGGGTGCCCGGCGGGAAGCCGGAGCCGCAGGCGCCCAGCTGCGTGTACATCCACCCCGACTCGCCCAACTTCGGCGCGCACTGGATGAAGGCGCCCGTCTCCTTCAGCAAAGTCAAGCTCACCAACAAGCTCAACGGCGGCGGGCAG ATCATGTTGAACTCCCTGCACAAGTATGAGCCGCGGATCCACATCGTGCGAGTGGGTGGCCCGCAGCGGATGATCACCAGCCATTCCTTCCCAGAAACGCAGTTTATAGCTGTGACAGCCTACCAGAACGAGGAG atcacagctttaaaaattaaatacaatcCGTTTGCAAAGGCATTTCTTGATGCAAAAGAAAG GAGTGATCACAAAGACATGATGGAAGAAGTGGGGGACAACCAGCAGTCTGGGTATTCACAGT TAGGCAGCTGGCTCATTCCTGGCGGcggggctctgtgccccccgGCCGGCGCCCACGCGCAGTTCGGAGCCGGGCTCTCGCTgtcccctgcccacagctgtgaCAGGTTCTCCTCGCTGAGGAGCCACCGCCCCGCGCCCTACGCCAGCCCCTACTCGCacaggaacagctccccag CCTATGCTGACAactcctctgcctgcctgtccATGCTGCAGTCCCACGACAACTGGTCTTCTCTGGGAGTTACTACACACACAGCCATGCTGCCCATggggcacagcactggcacagctacCAGCTCCAG ccagtaCCCCAACCTGTGGTCGGTGAGTGGCAGCAGCATCACGCCGGTGTCGCAGCCGAGCGGGATGTCCAACGGGCTGAGCTCGCAGTTCCTGCGGGGCTCTCCGGGACCCTACTCGGCCCTGCCCCACGCCGTGCCTGCCGCCTCCTCTGCCTCGCCCCTGTACGACGGCACGGCGCCTGCCGACCTGCCCGACAGCCAGTACGACACCTCTGCACATGGCAGGCTGGCACCCACGTGGACACCTGTCACCTCCCCTTCCATGTAA
- the TBXT gene encoding T-box transcription factor T isoform X1: protein MSSPGAEGAGKPPQYRVDHLLSAVESELQAGSEKGDPTERELRVALEDSELWLRFKELTNEMIVTKNGRRMFPVLKVSVSGLDPNAMYSFLLDFVAADGHRWKYVNGEWVPGGKPEPQAPSCVYIHPDSPNFGAHWMKAPVSFSKVKLTNKLNGGGQIMLNSLHKYEPRIHIVRVGGPQRMITSHSFPETQFIAVTAYQNEEITALKIKYNPFAKAFLDAKERSDHKDMMEEVGDNQQSGYSQLGSWLIPGGGALCPPAGAHAQFGAGLSLSPAHSCDRFSSLRSHRPAPYASPYSHRNSSPAAYADNSSACLSMLQSHDNWSSLGVTTHTAMLPMGHSTGTATSSSQYPNLWSVSGSSITPVSQPSGMSNGLSSQFLRGSPGPYSALPHAVPAASSASPLYDGTAPADLPDSQYDTSAHGRLAPTWTPVTSPSM from the exons ATGAGCTCCCCCGGCGCGGAGGGCGCGGGCAAGCCCCCGCAGTACCGCGTGGATCATCTGCTGAGCGCTGTGGAGAGCGAGCTGCAGGCGGGCAGCGAGAAGGGCGACCCCACGGAGCGGGAGCTGCGCGTGGCGCTGGAGGACAGCGAGCTGTGGCTGCGCTTCAAGGAGCTCACCAACGAGATGATCGTCACCAAGAACGGCAG GAGGATGTTCCCGGTGCTGAAGGTGAGCGTGTCGGGGCTGGACCCCAACGCCATGTACTCCTTCCTGCTGGACTTCGTGGCGGCCGACGGGCACCGCTGGAAGTACGTGAACGGGGAGTGGGTGCCCGGCGGGAAGCCGGAGCCGCAGGCGCCCAGCTGCGTGTACATCCACCCCGACTCGCCCAACTTCGGCGCGCACTGGATGAAGGCGCCCGTCTCCTTCAGCAAAGTCAAGCTCACCAACAAGCTCAACGGCGGCGGGCAG ATCATGTTGAACTCCCTGCACAAGTATGAGCCGCGGATCCACATCGTGCGAGTGGGTGGCCCGCAGCGGATGATCACCAGCCATTCCTTCCCAGAAACGCAGTTTATAGCTGTGACAGCCTACCAGAACGAGGAG atcacagctttaaaaattaaatacaatcCGTTTGCAAAGGCATTTCTTGATGCAAAAGAAAG GAGTGATCACAAAGACATGATGGAAGAAGTGGGGGACAACCAGCAGTCTGGGTATTCACAGT TAGGCAGCTGGCTCATTCCTGGCGGcggggctctgtgccccccgGCCGGCGCCCACGCGCAGTTCGGAGCCGGGCTCTCGCTgtcccctgcccacagctgtgaCAGGTTCTCCTCGCTGAGGAGCCACCGCCCCGCGCCCTACGCCAGCCCCTACTCGCacaggaacagctccccag CAGCCTATGCTGACAactcctctgcctgcctgtccATGCTGCAGTCCCACGACAACTGGTCTTCTCTGGGAGTTACTACACACACAGCCATGCTGCCCATggggcacagcactggcacagctacCAGCTCCAG ccagtaCCCCAACCTGTGGTCGGTGAGTGGCAGCAGCATCACGCCGGTGTCGCAGCCGAGCGGGATGTCCAACGGGCTGAGCTCGCAGTTCCTGCGGGGCTCTCCGGGACCCTACTCGGCCCTGCCCCACGCCGTGCCTGCCGCCTCCTCTGCCTCGCCCCTGTACGACGGCACGGCGCCTGCCGACCTGCCCGACAGCCAGTACGACACCTCTGCACATGGCAGGCTGGCACCCACGTGGACACCTGTCACCTCCCCTTCCATGTAA
- the TBXT gene encoding T-box transcription factor T isoform X3 — protein MSSPGAEGAGKPPQYRVDHLLSAVESELQAGSEKGDPTERELRVALEDSELWLRFKELTNEMIVTKNGRRMFPVLKVSVSGLDPNAMYSFLLDFVAADGHRWKYVNGEWVPGGKPEPQAPSCVYIHPDSPNFGAHWMKAPVSFSKVKLTNKLNGGGQIMLNSLHKYEPRIHIVRVGGPQRMITSHSFPETQFIAVTAYQNEEITALKIKYNPFAKAFLDAKERSDHKDMMEEVGDNQQSGYSQCSWLIPGGGALCPPAGAHAQFGAGLSLSPAHSCDRFSSLRSHRPAPYASPYSHRNSSPAAYADNSSACLSMLQSHDNWSSLGVTTHTAMLPMGHSTGTATSSSQYPNLWSVSGSSITPVSQPSGMSNGLSSQFLRGSPGPYSALPHAVPAASSASPLYDGTAPADLPDSQYDTSAHGRLAPTWTPVTSPSM, from the exons ATGAGCTCCCCCGGCGCGGAGGGCGCGGGCAAGCCCCCGCAGTACCGCGTGGATCATCTGCTGAGCGCTGTGGAGAGCGAGCTGCAGGCGGGCAGCGAGAAGGGCGACCCCACGGAGCGGGAGCTGCGCGTGGCGCTGGAGGACAGCGAGCTGTGGCTGCGCTTCAAGGAGCTCACCAACGAGATGATCGTCACCAAGAACGGCAG GAGGATGTTCCCGGTGCTGAAGGTGAGCGTGTCGGGGCTGGACCCCAACGCCATGTACTCCTTCCTGCTGGACTTCGTGGCGGCCGACGGGCACCGCTGGAAGTACGTGAACGGGGAGTGGGTGCCCGGCGGGAAGCCGGAGCCGCAGGCGCCCAGCTGCGTGTACATCCACCCCGACTCGCCCAACTTCGGCGCGCACTGGATGAAGGCGCCCGTCTCCTTCAGCAAAGTCAAGCTCACCAACAAGCTCAACGGCGGCGGGCAG ATCATGTTGAACTCCCTGCACAAGTATGAGCCGCGGATCCACATCGTGCGAGTGGGTGGCCCGCAGCGGATGATCACCAGCCATTCCTTCCCAGAAACGCAGTTTATAGCTGTGACAGCCTACCAGAACGAGGAG atcacagctttaaaaattaaatacaatcCGTTTGCAAAGGCATTTCTTGATGCAAAAGAAAG GAGTGATCACAAAGACATGATGGAAGAAGTGGGGGACAACCAGCAGTCTGGGTATTCACAGT GCAGCTGGCTCATTCCTGGCGGcggggctctgtgccccccgGCCGGCGCCCACGCGCAGTTCGGAGCCGGGCTCTCGCTgtcccctgcccacagctgtgaCAGGTTCTCCTCGCTGAGGAGCCACCGCCCCGCGCCCTACGCCAGCCCCTACTCGCacaggaacagctccccag CAGCCTATGCTGACAactcctctgcctgcctgtccATGCTGCAGTCCCACGACAACTGGTCTTCTCTGGGAGTTACTACACACACAGCCATGCTGCCCATggggcacagcactggcacagctacCAGCTCCAG ccagtaCCCCAACCTGTGGTCGGTGAGTGGCAGCAGCATCACGCCGGTGTCGCAGCCGAGCGGGATGTCCAACGGGCTGAGCTCGCAGTTCCTGCGGGGCTCTCCGGGACCCTACTCGGCCCTGCCCCACGCCGTGCCTGCCGCCTCCTCTGCCTCGCCCCTGTACGACGGCACGGCGCCTGCCGACCTGCCCGACAGCCAGTACGACACCTCTGCACATGGCAGGCTGGCACCCACGTGGACACCTGTCACCTCCCCTTCCATGTAA
- the TBXT gene encoding T-box transcription factor T isoform X4 gives MSSPGAEGAGKPPQYRVDHLLSAVESELQAGSEKGDPTERELRVALEDSELWLRFKELTNEMIVTKNGRRMFPVLKVSVSGLDPNAMYSFLLDFVAADGHRWKYVNGEWVPGGKPEPQAPSCVYIHPDSPNFGAHWMKAPVSFSKVKLTNKLNGGGQIMLNSLHKYEPRIHIVRVGGPQRMITSHSFPETQFIAVTAYQNEEITALKIKYNPFAKAFLDAKERSDHKDMMEEVGDNQQSGYSQCSWLIPGGGALCPPAGAHAQFGAGLSLSPAHSCDRFSSLRSHRPAPYASPYSHRNSSPAYADNSSACLSMLQSHDNWSSLGVTTHTAMLPMGHSTGTATSSSQYPNLWSVSGSSITPVSQPSGMSNGLSSQFLRGSPGPYSALPHAVPAASSASPLYDGTAPADLPDSQYDTSAHGRLAPTWTPVTSPSM, from the exons ATGAGCTCCCCCGGCGCGGAGGGCGCGGGCAAGCCCCCGCAGTACCGCGTGGATCATCTGCTGAGCGCTGTGGAGAGCGAGCTGCAGGCGGGCAGCGAGAAGGGCGACCCCACGGAGCGGGAGCTGCGCGTGGCGCTGGAGGACAGCGAGCTGTGGCTGCGCTTCAAGGAGCTCACCAACGAGATGATCGTCACCAAGAACGGCAG GAGGATGTTCCCGGTGCTGAAGGTGAGCGTGTCGGGGCTGGACCCCAACGCCATGTACTCCTTCCTGCTGGACTTCGTGGCGGCCGACGGGCACCGCTGGAAGTACGTGAACGGGGAGTGGGTGCCCGGCGGGAAGCCGGAGCCGCAGGCGCCCAGCTGCGTGTACATCCACCCCGACTCGCCCAACTTCGGCGCGCACTGGATGAAGGCGCCCGTCTCCTTCAGCAAAGTCAAGCTCACCAACAAGCTCAACGGCGGCGGGCAG ATCATGTTGAACTCCCTGCACAAGTATGAGCCGCGGATCCACATCGTGCGAGTGGGTGGCCCGCAGCGGATGATCACCAGCCATTCCTTCCCAGAAACGCAGTTTATAGCTGTGACAGCCTACCAGAACGAGGAG atcacagctttaaaaattaaatacaatcCGTTTGCAAAGGCATTTCTTGATGCAAAAGAAAG GAGTGATCACAAAGACATGATGGAAGAAGTGGGGGACAACCAGCAGTCTGGGTATTCACAGT GCAGCTGGCTCATTCCTGGCGGcggggctctgtgccccccgGCCGGCGCCCACGCGCAGTTCGGAGCCGGGCTCTCGCTgtcccctgcccacagctgtgaCAGGTTCTCCTCGCTGAGGAGCCACCGCCCCGCGCCCTACGCCAGCCCCTACTCGCacaggaacagctccccag CCTATGCTGACAactcctctgcctgcctgtccATGCTGCAGTCCCACGACAACTGGTCTTCTCTGGGAGTTACTACACACACAGCCATGCTGCCCATggggcacagcactggcacagctacCAGCTCCAG ccagtaCCCCAACCTGTGGTCGGTGAGTGGCAGCAGCATCACGCCGGTGTCGCAGCCGAGCGGGATGTCCAACGGGCTGAGCTCGCAGTTCCTGCGGGGCTCTCCGGGACCCTACTCGGCCCTGCCCCACGCCGTGCCTGCCGCCTCCTCTGCCTCGCCCCTGTACGACGGCACGGCGCCTGCCGACCTGCCCGACAGCCAGTACGACACCTCTGCACATGGCAGGCTGGCACCCACGTGGACACCTGTCACCTCCCCTTCCATGTAA